One Pongo abelii isolate AG06213 chromosome 12, NHGRI_mPonAbe1-v2.0_pri, whole genome shotgun sequence DNA segment encodes these proteins:
- the TIA1 gene encoding cytotoxic granule associated RNA binding protein TIA1 isoform X12: MEDEMPKTLYVGNLSRDVTEALILQLFSQIGPCKNCKMIMDTAGNDPYCFVEFHEHRHAAAALAAMNGRKIMGKEVKVNWATTPSSQKKDTSSSTVVSTQRSQDHFHVFVGDLSPEITTEDIKAAFAPFGRISVSLKNGQNCPG; the protein is encoded by the exons aTACGTCGGTAACCTTTCCAGAGATGTGACAGAAGCTCTAATTCTGCAACTCTTTAGCCAGATTGGACCTTGTAAAAACTGCAAAATGATTATGGAT ACAGCTGGAAATGATCCCTATTGTTTTGTGGAGTTTCATGAGCATCGTCATGCAGCTGCAGCATTAGCTGCTATGAATGGACGGAAGATAATGGGTAAG gaagTCAAAGTGAATTGGGCAACAACCCCCAGCAGTCAAAAGAAAGATACAAGCA GTAGTACCGTTGTCAGCACACAGCGTTCACAAG ATCATTTCCATGTCTTTGTTGGTGATCTCAGCCCAGAAATTACAACTGAAGATATAAAAGCTGCTTTTGCACCATTTGGAAGAATATC agtGTCTCTGAAGAATGGACAGAATTGCCCTGGCTAA
- the TIA1 gene encoding cytotoxic granule associated RNA binding protein TIA1 isoform X11 produces the protein MEDEMPKTLYVGNLSRDVTEALILQLFSQIGPCKNCKMIMDVRTAGNDPYCFVEFHEHRHAAAALAAMNGRKIMGKEVKVNWATTPSSQKKDTSSSTVVSTQRSQVLVHLHMDSHKLNGVMSGQPKLLAFEKTVKYFNIKLLQCKIISMSLLVISAQKLQLKI, from the exons aTACGTCGGTAACCTTTCCAGAGATGTGACAGAAGCTCTAATTCTGCAACTCTTTAGCCAGATTGGACCTTGTAAAAACTGCAAAATGATTATGGATGTAAGG ACAGCTGGAAATGATCCCTATTGTTTTGTGGAGTTTCATGAGCATCGTCATGCAGCTGCAGCATTAGCTGCTATGAATGGACGGAAGATAATGGGTAAG gaagTCAAAGTGAATTGGGCAACAACCCCCAGCAGTCAAAAGAAAGATACAAGCA GTAGTACCGTTGTCAGCACACAGCGTTCACAAG TCTTAGTTCACTTGCACATGGATTCACATAAACTGAATGGTGTAATGTCTGGGCAACCAAAACTGTTGGCTTTTGAGAAAACTGTCAAATACTTTAACATCAAACTGTTGCAATGCAAG ATCATTTCCATGTCTTTGTTGGTGATCTCAGCCCAGAAATTACAACTGAAGATATAA